A part of Gemmatimonas groenlandica genomic DNA contains:
- the plsX gene encoding phosphate acyltransferase PlsX, with product MARIAVDAMGGDFAPRAPIAGALQALGALPPQHYIELVGQTSVIEAELDALLRGDFAPLARVRDRIAIVEAPDVIAMTDKPSVALRGKTNSSMVVGIKRVADGHAHGFVSAGNTGAQMAASLVHLKLHTGLTRPAIGTIFPTAKDPILVLDSGANMDCSPEELVQFARIGTVYARALLGRDNPAVGLLSVGEEPEKGNAAVKDAHQRLLASGLNFLGNVEGRDIPNGRCDRGVIDVVVCDGFTGNVLLKFYESIGPMLIGMVAKVAALDAREIARSLTQLDVDEQGGAPLLGVRGVSIISHGKSSPRAMENAIMVALRAYESGMTDEIGRRLSDTMPTTSGNAA from the coding sequence TTGGCGCGCATCGCCGTGGATGCCATGGGGGGTGACTTTGCCCCCCGGGCCCCCATCGCTGGCGCACTCCAAGCGCTTGGAGCGCTGCCCCCGCAGCATTACATCGAACTCGTAGGGCAGACCTCGGTCATCGAGGCGGAACTCGACGCGCTGTTGCGCGGCGATTTCGCCCCGCTGGCGCGCGTCCGTGATCGAATCGCGATCGTCGAGGCGCCTGACGTTATTGCCATGACCGACAAGCCGTCCGTTGCCCTCCGCGGCAAGACGAACAGCTCCATGGTCGTCGGCATCAAGCGTGTCGCCGATGGTCACGCGCACGGCTTCGTCTCGGCCGGCAACACCGGCGCGCAAATGGCCGCCTCGCTCGTGCACCTGAAATTGCACACGGGACTGACGCGCCCGGCCATCGGTACCATCTTCCCGACCGCGAAAGATCCCATCCTGGTGCTCGATTCTGGCGCCAACATGGATTGCTCGCCAGAGGAATTGGTGCAGTTCGCGCGCATCGGCACCGTCTACGCGCGTGCGCTCCTCGGCCGCGACAATCCGGCGGTCGGTCTCCTCTCCGTCGGGGAAGAGCCCGAGAAGGGCAATGCCGCCGTGAAAGACGCGCATCAGCGACTCCTCGCCTCAGGACTGAACTTCCTCGGCAACGTCGAGGGACGTGACATTCCCAATGGACGCTGCGATCGCGGCGTCATCGACGTCGTGGTCTGCGATGGCTTCACGGGGAACGTGCTGCTCAAGTTCTACGAGAGTATCGGACCCATGCTTATCGGGATGGTTGCGAAAGTTGCCGCGCTCGACGCTCGCGAAATCGCCCGCTCGCTCACGCAGCTCGACGTCGACGAGCAGGGTGGGGCACCGCTGCTTGGTGTGCGGGGCGTCAGCATCATTTCGCACGGCAAGAGTTCGCCACGCGCGATGGAGAACGCCATCATGGTCGCGCTGCGCGCCTACGAGTCGGGCATGACCGACGAGATCGGTCGTCGGCTCTCTGATACCATGCCTACTACGTCCGGGAACGCCGCATGA
- the fabD gene encoding ACP S-malonyltransferase: MEYVLLLPGQGSQKVGMGKDLADAFPVAREVFDAVDDAVAASISTLAFAGPADELTRTLNAQPALLAHSAAVWAVVKSAIGPHVRAAAGHSLGEFSAYHLAGAIDVAAAARIVRRRGTLMYEQGVARPGAMAAILGALTSPIDDICRQATAERGLVVPANYNSDEQVVISGEVSGVARAMELAKEAGAKRCLPLPVSGAFHSPLMEPAVAGLSDALRAESWNDPQVPVVANVNASPVTSASAACDLLVQQLTAPVQWTRVSRRLVEQYPDATFVEIGSGAVLTGLLRRLAPSVKTLSCGTVAEVEKLLSLASVPA, encoded by the coding sequence ATGGAATACGTGCTGCTGCTGCCGGGTCAGGGGTCGCAGAAGGTGGGCATGGGCAAGGATCTCGCCGACGCCTTCCCGGTCGCCCGCGAGGTGTTTGATGCGGTCGACGACGCCGTCGCGGCGTCCATCTCCACACTCGCCTTTGCAGGGCCGGCGGACGAGCTCACCCGCACTCTGAACGCCCAACCAGCACTGCTGGCGCACAGCGCCGCGGTGTGGGCCGTCGTGAAGAGTGCGATCGGCCCCCACGTGCGTGCGGCGGCTGGTCACTCGCTGGGCGAGTTCTCGGCCTACCATCTAGCCGGTGCCATCGACGTCGCCGCCGCGGCGCGCATCGTGCGACGGCGCGGCACGCTCATGTACGAGCAGGGGGTCGCCCGGCCCGGTGCCATGGCCGCGATCTTGGGCGCGCTTACATCGCCCATCGACGACATCTGCCGACAGGCCACCGCCGAGCGCGGGCTCGTCGTGCCGGCCAATTACAACAGCGATGAACAGGTCGTGATTTCCGGTGAGGTCTCCGGAGTCGCGCGCGCCATGGAGCTGGCCAAAGAAGCCGGCGCCAAGCGTTGTCTCCCGCTGCCGGTAAGCGGTGCCTTCCACTCGCCGCTCATGGAGCCGGCCGTCGCGGGACTCAGCGATGCCCTCCGTGCGGAATCGTGGAATGATCCGCAGGTGCCGGTCGTGGCCAACGTCAACGCGTCGCCCGTCACGTCGGCGAGCGCCGCTTGCGATCTTTTGGTGCAGCAGCTCACTGCGCCGGTCCAGTGGACGCGCGTCAGTCGCCGGCTCGTGGAGCAGTACCCCGACGCCACGTTCGTCGAAATCGGTAGCGGTGCGGTGCTCACCGGGCTGCTGCGACGTCTCGCCCCGTCGGTGAAAACTCTCTCGTGCGGGACCGTTGCCGAGGTCGAAAAGTTGCTGAGCCTCGCCAGCGTGCCCGCCTGA
- a CDS encoding YceD family protein: MLCFDIRSLEARAESVDGVLDTSDPVWEADDTRPAGAGVHVTGRLSAAGHGRFYLSGRLEGAAVTECRRCLSEVTVAVSEDVHMLFAESGLDDADEQDVFPIPAGARELDIRPAVREEWLLAVPAFALCREDCLGFCATCGADRNTGACTCAPTTDPRWAGLRDLRGSDA, encoded by the coding sequence ATGCTGTGCTTTGACATCCGGAGTCTGGAAGCCCGTGCGGAGAGCGTGGACGGAGTGCTCGACACATCGGATCCGGTGTGGGAGGCGGACGACACGCGCCCGGCTGGTGCCGGTGTACACGTAACCGGCCGACTCTCTGCTGCAGGTCACGGTCGCTTTTATCTCAGCGGCCGGCTGGAAGGGGCGGCAGTCACCGAGTGCAGGCGTTGCCTGTCCGAAGTGACGGTCGCTGTATCGGAAGACGTGCATATGTTGTTTGCGGAGTCGGGTCTCGATGACGCAGACGAACAGGACGTGTTTCCGATCCCCGCTGGGGCGCGAGAGCTCGATATCCGTCCGGCGGTGCGCGAGGAATGGCTGTTGGCCGTTCCGGCATTCGCGCTCTGTCGGGAAGATTGTCTTGGCTTCTGCGCGACCTGTGGTGCCGATCGCAATACAGGGGCATGCACGTGTGCTCCAACAACTGATCCCCGTTGGGCCGGACTGCGCGATCTGCGTGGCTCCGACGCCTAA
- the sucC gene encoding ADP-forming succinate--CoA ligase subunit beta, with protein MNLHEYQAKELLRAAGVPIPPGEIATTPEQAEAIAQRYGAAVMVKAQVHAGGRGKAGGVKFCPTPEAAKEKATAILGMTIKDLVVEKVLVTVAADIGSEAYVGIIVDRATKKPVFMVSAAGGIDIEEVAASTPELILYHPVDTRYGLLSFEAMRMGFFLFKDVKLARQAAKIMQQLYTAFMNAGCSLAEINPLVLTPTGELIAVDGKMVIDDNELDRRPDIAALRDESSEAPSEVDARNSNLTFIKLDGNVGCVVNGAGLAMATMDLVKHYGGDPANFLDIGGSSNPEKVVNALRIITSDPNVKCILFNIFGGITRTDDVANGIVTATKANPLKVPIVIRLTGTNEEIAVKILQDNGFSASNDMDAAVQRAVELATKGGAA; from the coding sequence GTGAACCTACACGAGTATCAGGCGAAAGAGCTGTTGCGGGCGGCCGGCGTGCCGATCCCGCCCGGCGAGATCGCTACGACGCCGGAACAGGCGGAAGCCATCGCGCAGCGCTATGGCGCAGCGGTGATGGTGAAGGCGCAGGTGCATGCTGGTGGCCGCGGTAAGGCCGGCGGCGTGAAGTTCTGCCCGACGCCAGAAGCGGCGAAGGAGAAAGCGACTGCCATTCTCGGTATGACGATCAAGGATCTCGTCGTCGAGAAGGTCCTCGTGACCGTTGCGGCCGACATCGGCTCTGAAGCGTACGTCGGTATCATCGTCGACCGGGCGACCAAGAAGCCGGTGTTCATGGTGAGCGCGGCCGGCGGTATCGACATCGAAGAAGTGGCGGCCAGCACGCCGGAGCTGATCCTGTATCACCCGGTCGACACACGGTATGGCCTGTTGTCGTTCGAGGCGATGCGCATGGGCTTCTTCCTGTTCAAGGACGTCAAGCTCGCGCGTCAGGCCGCGAAGATCATGCAGCAGCTGTACACGGCGTTCATGAACGCCGGCTGCTCGCTCGCTGAGATCAATCCGCTCGTGCTGACGCCGACGGGCGAACTGATTGCGGTCGACGGCAAGATGGTCATCGATGACAACGAGCTCGATCGCCGCCCCGATATCGCCGCGTTGCGCGACGAATCGTCAGAAGCGCCGAGCGAAGTCGATGCGCGCAATTCGAACCTCACGTTCATCAAGCTCGATGGAAACGTCGGCTGCGTCGTGAACGGCGCCGGCCTGGCCATGGCCACGATGGACTTGGTGAAGCACTACGGCGGTGATCCGGCCAACTTCCTCGACATTGGCGGTTCGTCGAACCCGGAGAAGGTCGTGAACGCGCTGCGCATCATCACGTCCGATCCGAACGTGAAGTGCATTCTGTTCAACATTTTCGGCGGCATTACGCGCACCGATGACGTGGCCAACGGCATCGTCACGGCGACCAAGGCGAATCCGCTCAAGGTGCCTATCGTGATCCGTCTCACCGGCACCAACGAGGAGATTGCCGTGAAGATCCTGCAGGACAACGGCTTCTCGGCGTCGAACGACATGGATGCCGCCGTGCAGCGTGCGGTGGAACTTGCGACGAAGGGAGGTGCCGCGTGA
- a CDS encoding beta-ketoacyl-ACP synthase III, which translates to MKRPIAYIAGTGHAVPKNIMTNADIAAMGLETNDEWIVDRTGIKQRHIAKDGETLTSLSADASRMAMARAGVQPGEIDVIILGTASPDHLLPATAVEIQTALGCTRAAAFDISAACSGWLYGAIMGESLIASGSADTVLVIGAEKLSTIVDWTDRNTCILFADGAGATVLRRNKERGSTKGVLSSFMRSDGALAELLWRPAGGGAEPFSPEVFEQKRHYVRMAGREVFKHAVRSMAEATDRALDSARLTAADVDLLIPHQANVRIIEATAKHAGISMDKVFVNVDRFGNTSAASIPIALSDAVEQGRVKDGSTVLFAAFGAGFTWGSLVARF; encoded by the coding sequence ATGAAGCGTCCGATTGCCTACATCGCCGGCACGGGTCACGCCGTGCCGAAGAACATCATGACCAACGCTGACATCGCAGCGATGGGGCTCGAAACGAATGATGAGTGGATCGTCGATCGGACCGGCATCAAGCAGCGTCACATTGCCAAAGACGGCGAGACGCTGACGTCGCTCTCCGCCGATGCGTCGCGTATGGCCATGGCGCGCGCTGGCGTGCAGCCGGGCGAGATCGATGTCATCATCCTCGGCACTGCCTCTCCCGATCACTTACTGCCGGCAACGGCGGTCGAGATTCAAACGGCGCTCGGATGCACGCGGGCGGCGGCCTTCGACATCTCGGCCGCCTGCTCGGGCTGGCTGTACGGCGCAATCATGGGCGAGTCGCTCATCGCGAGCGGATCGGCCGACACGGTACTCGTGATCGGCGCCGAGAAGCTCAGCACGATCGTCGATTGGACCGATCGGAATACCTGCATTTTGTTTGCGGATGGCGCCGGTGCGACCGTGCTGCGCCGCAACAAGGAGCGGGGAAGTACCAAGGGCGTGCTGTCCTCGTTTATGCGCTCTGATGGCGCGCTCGCCGAACTGCTGTGGCGTCCGGCCGGCGGCGGCGCGGAGCCGTTCTCGCCCGAAGTATTCGAGCAGAAGCGGCACTATGTACGCATGGCCGGCCGAGAAGTGTTCAAGCACGCCGTGCGATCGATGGCCGAAGCCACCGATCGCGCGCTCGACAGCGCGCGCCTCACGGCGGCTGACGTCGATCTGCTCATTCCGCATCAGGCCAACGTGCGCATCATCGAGGCGACTGCCAAGCACGCCGGTATTTCGATGGACAAGGTGTTCGTCAACGTCGATCGCTTCGGCAATACGTCGGCGGCCTCGATCCCGATCGCGCTCAGCGATGCGGTAGAGCAAGGGCGCGTAAAAGACGGATCGACCGTGCTCTTCGCGGCCTTCGGTGCCGGCTTCACGTGGGGATCGCTGGTCGCTCGCTTCTGA
- the ndk gene encoding nucleoside-diphosphate kinase, whose product MAGRRTLTIVKPDAFANGKAGLIIALLEKSGFTIKAARVMHLTTAQAGEFYGVHRERGFFGELVEFMTSGPCMPLVLERDDAVATLRTVIGATDPAEAAEGTVRKLYAESKGRNAIHASDSDENAAIEAAFFFAGTDVLAS is encoded by the coding sequence ATGGCTGGTCGTCGCACTCTTACCATCGTCAAGCCGGACGCCTTCGCCAATGGCAAGGCCGGCCTCATCATCGCGCTGCTCGAGAAGTCGGGCTTCACCATCAAGGCAGCGCGCGTCATGCACCTCACCACTGCGCAGGCGGGTGAGTTCTATGGCGTCCACCGCGAGCGCGGCTTCTTTGGCGAGCTCGTCGAATTCATGACCAGCGGTCCGTGCATGCCGCTCGTGCTCGAGCGCGACGACGCGGTGGCCACGCTCCGCACCGTGATCGGCGCCACCGACCCGGCCGAGGCGGCTGAGGGTACGGTGCGGAAGCTGTACGCCGAATCGAAGGGACGGAACGCGATTCATGCGTCCGACTCCGACGAGAATGCCGCGATCGAAGCGGCGTTCTTCTTTGCCGGCACGGACGTCCTCGCGAGCTGA
- a CDS encoding acyl carrier protein, whose translation MSDHASKIKDIIEKELGVEREKLTPEASFIEDLGADSLDIVELVMEFEKEFNIDIPDEDAEKLRTVGDAVAYLEAKVAG comes from the coding sequence ATGTCGGATCACGCGTCGAAGATCAAGGATATCATCGAAAAGGAGCTCGGAGTGGAGCGCGAAAAGCTCACGCCCGAGGCGAGCTTCATCGAAGACCTCGGCGCCGACTCGCTCGACATCGTCGAACTGGTCATGGAGTTCGAGAAGGAATTCAACATCGACATCCCCGATGAGGATGCCGAGAAGCTCCGCACGGTCGGCGACGCGGTTGCCTACCTTGAGGCGAAGGTCGCAGGCTAA
- the rpmF gene encoding 50S ribosomal protein L32, which translates to MAVPKRRTSKRRKRARNTHKVAPAIVIQSCPQCGTMKRPHRVCNECGFYAGEQRVTAQEA; encoded by the coding sequence ATGGCCGTACCGAAGCGCCGCACATCTAAGCGGCGGAAGCGCGCCCGCAACACTCATAAGGTCGCGCCCGCCATCGTCATTCAGTCGTGCCCGCAGTGCGGCACGATGAAGCGCCCGCACCGCGTGTGCAACGAGTGTGGGTTTTATGCGGGTGAGCAGCGGGTAACTGCGCAGGAAGCGTAA
- the fabG gene encoding 3-oxoacyl-[acyl-carrier-protein] reductase: protein MSGLRIDLTGRVALVTGSTRGIGRAIAGTLASAGARVAVTGRDQARADAAAQEIAAQTGVETRGYAADVSETAQAIALVDAVEKDFGQLDILVNNAGLTRDNLLIRLKDDDWDAVINANLRGAFATCRAASRGMMKRRYGRIINVASVVGLIGNKGQANYAASKAGLIGMTKSIAKELASRNILANVVAPGFIDTDMTAAMTPEARTALSAGIPLERLGSAEDIASMVAVLASDLTSYVTGQVFVVDGGMVM from the coding sequence ATGAGCGGACTTCGCATCGACCTGACCGGGCGCGTGGCGCTGGTGACCGGTTCCACCCGCGGCATTGGTCGCGCTATCGCGGGTACCTTGGCGTCGGCCGGCGCTCGCGTGGCGGTGACCGGACGTGATCAGGCCCGCGCCGACGCCGCCGCGCAGGAAATAGCGGCCCAAACCGGTGTCGAAACGCGCGGGTACGCGGCCGACGTGTCGGAGACGGCGCAGGCCATCGCGCTCGTCGACGCGGTCGAAAAGGACTTCGGACAGCTGGACATTCTGGTCAACAACGCCGGTCTGACGCGCGACAATCTGCTGATCCGCCTGAAGGACGACGATTGGGACGCCGTGATCAACGCGAATCTGCGTGGAGCCTTCGCAACCTGCCGTGCCGCTTCACGCGGCATGATGAAGCGCCGCTACGGTCGCATCATCAACGTCGCCAGCGTGGTCGGCTTGATCGGCAACAAGGGGCAGGCGAATTACGCGGCGAGCAAGGCGGGCTTGATCGGCATGACCAAGTCGATCGCCAAGGAGCTGGCATCGCGGAACATTCTGGCGAATGTGGTGGCCCCCGGCTTCATCGACACCGATATGACGGCGGCGATGACACCGGAGGCGCGCACTGCGCTCAGTGCGGGCATTCCGCTCGAGCGCCTCGGCAGCGCCGAGGACATCGCGAGCATGGTGGCTGTGCTCGCTTCAGACTTGACCAGTTATGTGACCGGTCAGGTGTTCGTGGTGGACGGCGGTATGGTCATGTAG
- a CDS encoding CBS domain-containing protein, with protein sequence MPITPQRLADLLVASRVIMPLTAGTVADAAEALCVSLDESGALSNADLLRERIEEARSEDIVGLADRAFVLHYRTDAVRDLVVSIGVAPKDVVRVLDDNELQRARLVVLVCAPPRQMARHLQVVSALVRVLSNPATVAAALAAETPAQLVALAQFTGKELPAQLTVRELMSERPRTVGPEAPLRSAVLEMLRAGLGGLPVVDESNRVIGMLSERELLRDLLSHYLPRAGGVNALQPPAAARRTVRDIMTRQVLCVAPEQPLAEVASLMLNKDVDRVPVVKDDRLVGFLTRGDIVRKLIGS encoded by the coding sequence ATGCCAATCACGCCCCAACGCCTCGCCGATCTCCTCGTCGCCTCGCGCGTCATCATGCCGCTCACGGCGGGAACCGTGGCCGATGCGGCGGAAGCCCTCTGCGTATCGCTGGACGAGAGCGGGGCGCTCTCCAATGCCGACCTGCTGCGCGAGCGGATCGAGGAGGCCCGGAGCGAGGACATCGTGGGGCTCGCGGACCGCGCCTTCGTTCTGCACTACCGCACCGATGCCGTTCGGGACCTGGTGGTGTCCATCGGCGTCGCCCCCAAGGATGTAGTGCGCGTGCTCGACGACAACGAACTACAGCGGGCACGCCTCGTGGTGCTGGTGTGCGCGCCGCCGAGGCAGATGGCGCGGCATCTCCAGGTGGTCAGCGCGCTCGTCCGCGTGCTGTCCAATCCCGCGACCGTGGCCGCGGCGCTGGCCGCGGAGACCCCGGCGCAGCTGGTGGCGCTCGCCCAGTTCACCGGGAAGGAGCTTCCGGCCCAACTGACTGTCCGGGAGTTGATGTCTGAGCGTCCGCGGACCGTCGGACCCGAAGCACCGCTCCGGAGCGCCGTGCTCGAGATGCTGCGGGCCGGACTCGGCGGGCTCCCCGTGGTGGACGAATCGAACCGGGTCATCGGCATGTTGAGTGAACGTGAGCTCTTGCGGGATCTCCTGAGCCATTATCTTCCGCGCGCCGGGGGTGTCAACGCACTCCAGCCGCCAGCCGCGGCGCGGCGCACGGTGCGCGACATCATGACCCGTCAGGTCCTGTGTGTGGCGCCTGAGCAGCCGCTCGCCGAGGTGGCGTCCCTGATGCTCAACAAGGACGTCGACCGGGTACCTGTCGTGAAGGATGACCGATTAGTCGGTTTTCTCACGCGCGGGGACATCGTTCGCAAATTGATCGGATCCTGA
- a CDS encoding UPF0182 family protein: protein MGARSGLVLGLAIAAALLLLGRAVTALLVDHAWFTAMGLAALFWEQVIDTAILQGGAWVVGTLFAFANLHAVRRTIVAVAVPSRVANLELTAMISGQRLLAVTVVLAILVGGVLAVPLTNWVDLALLRHGLPFGEIEGVLGRDLGFYLYWLPIEETLYLWSLVSVVSMTALVVVLYALTRSLRMEGRRVAASTHVRRHLSVLGAVVLLLLAWSYRLDAFDLLRQGSGPDGMFLKVDHRVTLRMDYLLSFGSALAALVVFRTGWVGQLRAAFLTLTAILIAALGLRHAAPAVLSRTSLLGNPATRDLDYFASRALYSRRAFDVEGMRVVHRDSGAALLTRVDRAALPTRLSLWDRGTLASAMPASRAPEGEARDEAPSDQPMVDVSPLGWTVVGDRTTALVVRRPVGSSEGWLVSAVDATKPTVRDSQVEFAQTSDDYAGDEPLVGPGLRGARLIDAEHARGVRGVSLASLRARIAHAWALRDLSLLNVDTVAVEPLLVTHRDVRERVERLAPIFVQGNDVLPIVHEGRLYWTLQLYSASDRYPLSQQWQLATGVYSYFRLAATAVVEASTGRVRLVAAPRPDARTRTWITRLPSLFATPGELPPALVAQLPPASESAVAQIKTFARFGSRLEGTVLRQLPDSALVGGTPPPHWIGNDSERLVAWSVPLLDGGDQIGGVVTVSGGISRQTWWDSTTVPRQRWRAVTERMQAALDSARNTMPDGTRREPRIRAGRVTTVMTPTGPLLVQPLLWNRAEGSAIIARLVASDGVRLGVGSTLVEALGRMGDIPMPLAPTAGSGDEGGSSDAARRWYSAMREALRRGDWAKFGAAFDSLGRVLERPPQ from the coding sequence ATGGGCGCCCGCAGCGGGCTGGTTCTGGGTCTGGCGATCGCCGCCGCGCTGCTCCTGCTGGGGCGCGCGGTCACGGCGCTGCTCGTCGACCACGCGTGGTTCACCGCGATGGGTCTAGCCGCACTGTTCTGGGAGCAGGTCATCGACACCGCGATCCTGCAGGGCGGGGCCTGGGTCGTCGGTACGCTGTTCGCATTTGCCAACTTGCACGCGGTACGCCGGACGATTGTGGCGGTCGCCGTGCCGTCACGCGTAGCGAATCTCGAACTCACCGCGATGATCTCGGGACAGCGGCTGCTCGCTGTGACGGTGGTCCTGGCGATTCTGGTCGGTGGCGTGCTCGCGGTTCCGCTCACCAACTGGGTGGATCTCGCGCTTTTGCGCCACGGACTGCCGTTCGGCGAGATCGAAGGTGTGCTGGGGCGCGATCTCGGCTTCTACTTGTATTGGTTGCCAATCGAAGAGACGCTCTACCTCTGGTCGCTCGTGAGCGTCGTGTCGATGACGGCGTTGGTCGTCGTGCTCTACGCTCTGACGCGAAGTCTTCGCATGGAAGGCCGTCGCGTGGCTGCGTCGACGCACGTGCGGCGTCACCTCAGCGTGTTGGGTGCCGTCGTCCTGCTACTGTTGGCTTGGAGCTACCGTCTCGATGCCTTCGACCTGCTGCGACAGGGCAGTGGGCCTGACGGAATGTTCCTCAAGGTCGATCATCGGGTCACGTTGCGGATGGACTACCTCCTGTCGTTTGGCAGCGCCCTCGCCGCGCTCGTCGTGTTTCGGACAGGTTGGGTCGGTCAGCTGCGTGCTGCGTTTCTCACGCTCACCGCGATCTTGATTGCCGCGCTGGGCTTGCGGCACGCCGCACCCGCCGTGCTGAGTCGCACGAGTCTCCTCGGTAATCCCGCCACCCGCGATCTCGACTACTTCGCGTCCCGCGCGCTGTACAGCCGACGCGCATTCGACGTCGAGGGCATGCGGGTTGTGCATCGCGATAGCGGTGCGGCGTTGCTGACGCGTGTGGACCGTGCTGCCCTGCCGACGCGACTCAGTTTGTGGGATCGTGGCACGCTGGCGAGCGCCATGCCGGCGTCCCGTGCGCCCGAGGGCGAGGCGCGCGACGAGGCGCCTTCCGATCAGCCGATGGTCGACGTCTCGCCATTGGGATGGACCGTCGTAGGCGATCGTACCACCGCGCTCGTCGTGCGTCGACCCGTCGGCAGCTCCGAGGGCTGGCTGGTGTCGGCGGTCGACGCCACGAAGCCGACCGTGCGTGACAGCCAGGTCGAGTTCGCGCAAACGTCCGACGACTACGCCGGCGACGAGCCGCTTGTCGGCCCCGGCCTGCGCGGCGCACGGCTGATCGATGCCGAACACGCCCGTGGAGTGCGCGGCGTATCGTTGGCCTCGTTGCGTGCGCGGATCGCGCACGCGTGGGCGCTCCGCGACCTCTCGTTGCTCAATGTGGACACCGTCGCCGTGGAGCCGTTGCTCGTGACGCATCGCGATGTGCGCGAGCGGGTGGAGCGTCTTGCGCCGATTTTCGTGCAGGGAAACGACGTCTTACCGATCGTTCACGAGGGGCGCCTGTACTGGACGCTACAGCTGTACAGCGCGTCGGATCGCTATCCGCTGAGTCAGCAATGGCAGCTGGCGACGGGCGTGTACAGCTATTTCCGCCTCGCCGCGACCGCCGTCGTCGAGGCGTCCACTGGACGTGTCCGGCTCGTGGCAGCACCCCGGCCGGACGCCCGGACACGGACGTGGATAACACGGCTGCCGTCGCTGTTCGCGACGCCGGGCGAATTACCTCCGGCACTCGTGGCGCAGCTACCGCCGGCAAGTGAGAGCGCCGTGGCGCAGATCAAGACGTTTGCGCGCTTTGGCTCCCGACTCGAGGGAACGGTGCTCCGACAGCTGCCGGATAGTGCGCTGGTCGGCGGCACCCCACCGCCGCACTGGATCGGCAACGACAGCGAACGACTGGTCGCGTGGAGCGTGCCGCTCCTTGATGGGGGGGACCAGATCGGCGGTGTCGTGACCGTGAGCGGCGGTATCTCTCGGCAGACCTGGTGGGACTCGACCACGGTCCCCCGGCAGCGGTGGCGAGCGGTGACCGAGCGAATGCAGGCGGCGCTCGACAGCGCTCGCAACACGATGCCGGACGGCACCCGCCGTGAACCGCGTATTCGCGCCGGGCGGGTCACCACGGTGATGACGCCGACCGGACCGCTACTGGTGCAGCCTCTGCTCTGGAATCGCGCGGAAGGCAGCGCCATCATCGCCCGCCTCGTGGCCTCCGACGGCGTGCGCCTCGGAGTCGGCAGCACATTGGTCGAAGCATTGGGACGGATGGGCGATATCCCGATGCCGCTGGCGCCGACGGCAGGCTCAGGAGACGAGGGCGGGTCGTCGGATGCGGCCCGCCGCTGGTACTCCGCCATGCGCGAAGCACTTCGACGTGGCGATTGGGCAAAGTTCGGTGCAGCGTTTGATAGTCTGGGCCGCGTATTGGAACGACCGCCGCAATGA
- the sucD gene encoding succinate--CoA ligase subunit alpha, which yields MSIFIDNGTKLIVQGITGRDGSFHAKQMIEYGTQVVAGVTPGKGGQTFEGTVPIFDTVYDAVQATGANTSVIYVPPMFAADAMMEAAAAGVKLIVCITEGVPVLDMTKVYPYVKEHGARLIGPNCPGLITPGQSKVGIIPGRICMPGNVGVVSRSGTLTYEIVNQLTKAGIGQSSCVGIGGDPINGTNFIDCLAAFEADPQTKAIAMMGEIGGTDEQEAAAFIKAHMKKPVVGFIAGQTAPPGRRMGHAGAIISGSEGTAAEKIESFLAAGMGVAQRPVDFVDLIKARLA from the coding sequence GTGAGCATCTTCATCGACAACGGCACCAAGCTGATCGTGCAGGGCATCACGGGCCGTGACGGCTCGTTCCATGCCAAACAGATGATCGAGTACGGCACACAGGTCGTGGCCGGTGTGACACCGGGCAAGGGTGGTCAGACGTTCGAAGGCACCGTGCCCATCTTCGATACGGTCTATGACGCCGTGCAGGCTACCGGCGCGAACACCTCCGTCATCTATGTGCCGCCGATGTTCGCGGCCGATGCGATGATGGAAGCGGCGGCGGCGGGCGTGAAGCTCATCGTCTGCATCACCGAAGGCGTGCCCGTGCTGGACATGACCAAGGTGTATCCGTACGTGAAGGAACACGGCGCGCGTTTGATCGGCCCGAACTGCCCGGGGCTCATCACGCCAGGCCAGTCGAAGGTCGGCATCATTCCGGGTCGTATCTGCATGCCGGGCAACGTCGGCGTCGTCAGCCGCTCCGGCACGCTGACCTACGAAATCGTCAACCAGCTCACGAAGGCCGGCATCGGCCAGAGCTCGTGCGTCGGTATCGGCGGCGATCCGATCAACGGCACGAACTTCATCGATTGCCTCGCGGCATTCGAGGCGGATCCGCAGACCAAGGCCATTGCGATGATGGGTGAGATCGGCGGCACCGACGAGCAGGAGGCTGCCGCGTTCATCAAGGCGCATATGAAGAAGCCGGTGGTCGGTTTCATTGCCGGTCAGACGGCTCCGCCGGGCCGTCGTATGGGGCACGCCGGTGCGATCATCTCTGGATCGGAAGGCACGGCTGCCGAGAAGATCGAGTCGTTCCTGGCTGCCGGGATGGGCGTGGCCCAGCGCCCGGTGGACTTCGTCGACCTGATCAAGGCGCGTCTGGCGTAA